One genomic region from Acidobacteriota bacterium encodes:
- a CDS encoding right-handed parallel beta-helix repeat-containing protein, translating into MSVKSPIFTVLIILAFLGPPARAATFAVDDAGDSHDVVPGDGVCSNDSDPSVSRCTLRSALEEASALAGPDTVVIPGAVSPIYVSLGPLVCTGDSTVVRGDGSFPAVDGTDTPFASHLFHVLSNGNRIAGLTIRRSRHHGVLIEGADNVIGGETDADRNILISNGQDVTGSAAIAIIGTAAAGNRIKGNYIGLAENGTTVRPNRNGVYLSASAHDNLIDGNVISGNEDCGLILSGGAFDNTVTSNTIGPDVTASLGPGNAKDGILIEGNADENRIGSELTAGGNLISLNGGNGISIVGAHGNAVSGNRIGVDLSGRHAIGNGRAGICIADGSTENVIGGTTSEEVNVVSGNLGDGILIRGRGTAGNIVSGSYIGVGINGVSPLGNGVNAGHGVRVDSGASNNVIGGPEVGSGNVISGNVSAGVCITGAGSNNNRVTGNFIGVNVYGTSSLPNGTGVMIRDAASGNVIGGLTSDDGNLISGNRGDIFPFGCGVLISDPGTASNVVSGNYIGLDLTGTRALRNGSAGVVIGHGAAHNTIGGETTGQRNIISGNGVGSFSTSLGRGVHIFGPGTSFNRIIGNFIGTSVDGDSRVENIGHGIGLFAAAADNDIGGGGPESGNLVAMNGAHGIVISGQSCRSNLVRYNSTFENDSLAIAVRDGAQDGVTPPVITSASADEIAGFGAPPDGRVDVYLVAPDPSNRGEGVSLVGSALAGPDGSFRVTPAGLAEGDTVSAVAVDSDNNTSEFSENLPVTDVTSVNEDESGHPVTYNLSQNFPNPFNPATTIRFSLPRAADVDLLVYNVLGRRVRTLRHRRFPAGVHTVTWDGTDDGGSPVASGTYISRLTAGEFSATHKMLLLK; encoded by the coding sequence ATGAGCGTCAAATCTCCCATCTTCACGGTGCTCATAATCCTGGCGTTCCTTGGACCGCCGGCCCGTGCGGCCACTTTTGCGGTCGATGACGCCGGTGACAGCCACGACGTCGTGCCCGGGGACGGCGTATGCTCGAACGATTCAGACCCGTCGGTCTCTCGTTGCACGCTGCGGTCGGCGCTCGAGGAGGCAAGTGCGCTGGCCGGACCCGACACCGTGGTGATACCGGGGGCGGTCTCCCCCATCTACGTCTCGCTCGGCCCCCTGGTCTGCACCGGCGACAGCACGGTCGTCAGGGGTGACGGCTCGTTTCCGGCCGTCGACGGCACCGATACCCCCTTCGCCTCGCACCTGTTTCACGTCCTGTCGAACGGCAACCGCATCGCCGGGCTGACAATCCGCCGGTCGCGGCATCACGGTGTCCTGATCGAGGGCGCGGACAACGTTATCGGGGGCGAGACCGATGCTGACAGGAACATCCTGATTTCCAACGGCCAGGACGTTACCGGCAGCGCGGCCATCGCCATTATCGGTACGGCGGCTGCCGGAAACCGGATCAAAGGCAATTATATCGGTCTGGCCGAAAACGGCACGACGGTTCGGCCGAACCGCAACGGCGTGTACCTGTCGGCAAGCGCGCATGACAACCTGATTGACGGTAATGTCATCTCAGGCAACGAGGACTGCGGCCTTATCCTGTCCGGCGGTGCTTTCGACAATACAGTGACGTCAAACACTATCGGCCCGGATGTTACCGCCTCGCTCGGTCCGGGCAATGCCAAAGACGGTATATTGATCGAGGGCAATGCCGACGAGAACCGGATCGGCTCCGAGTTGACGGCCGGAGGCAACCTGATCTCCCTGAACGGCGGTAACGGGATCAGCATCGTGGGGGCACACGGAAACGCGGTGTCAGGCAACAGAATCGGAGTGGACCTTTCGGGGCGACACGCCATCGGCAACGGAAGAGCGGGCATTTGCATTGCGGACGGTTCCACGGAGAACGTCATCGGCGGGACGACCTCGGAGGAGGTCAACGTGGTCTCCGGTAACCTCGGCGACGGCATCCTTATTCGCGGGCGAGGCACTGCCGGAAACATCGTTAGCGGCAGCTACATCGGTGTCGGTATCAACGGAGTTAGTCCGCTCGGTAACGGTGTCAACGCCGGCCACGGGGTGAGAGTCGACTCGGGCGCCAGCAACAACGTTATCGGCGGTCCTGAAGTCGGCAGCGGGAACGTTATATCCGGCAACGTGAGCGCCGGAGTCTGCATCACGGGAGCCGGCAGCAACAACAACCGCGTGACAGGCAACTTTATCGGCGTCAACGTCTACGGCACGAGTTCCCTGCCGAACGGGACCGGTGTAATGATTCGCGACGCCGCCAGTGGTAACGTGATTGGCGGCTTGACGTCGGATGACGGCAACCTGATCTCCGGCAATCGCGGCGACATCTTCCCGTTCGGGTGCGGTGTGCTGATCAGCGACCCGGGTACGGCCTCCAATGTTGTCAGCGGCAACTATATCGGCCTCGATCTCACCGGCACACGGGCTCTGCGCAACGGCAGCGCCGGCGTCGTTATCGGTCACGGAGCTGCCCACAACACGATCGGCGGCGAAACGACCGGGCAGCGCAATATCATCTCCGGCAACGGGGTGGGCAGCTTCTCGACCAGCCTGGGGCGCGGCGTGCACATATTCGGGCCGGGCACTTCGTTCAACCGAATCATCGGCAATTTCATCGGCACCAGCGTTGACGGCGACTCGCGGGTCGAAAACATCGGCCATGGCATCGGGCTTTTCGCCGCTGCCGCGGACAACGACATCGGGGGCGGCGGGCCGGAATCAGGCAACCTGGTGGCCATGAACGGCGCTCACGGTATCGTGATCAGCGGGCAATCATGCCGTTCCAACCTGGTCCGGTACAACAGCACGTTTGAAAACGACAGCCTCGCTATTGCGGTCCGCGACGGTGCGCAGGACGGCGTCACTCCCCCGGTTATAACCAGCGCTTCCGCCGACGAGATCGCGGGCTTTGGTGCGCCGCCGGACGGCCGGGTCGACGTCTACCTCGTGGCGCCGGATCCGTCCAATCGGGGCGAAGGTGTCAGCCTGGTCGGAAGCGCCTTGGCGGGCCCGGATGGTTCCTTCCGAGTCACGCCGGCCGGTCTGGCCGAAGGCGATACGGTGAGCGCGGTGGCTGTCGACTCCGACAATAACACGTCGGAGTTCTCGGAGAACCTCCCGGTCACCGATGTCACGTCCGTAAACGAGGACGAAAGCGGGCATCCGGTCACGTACAACCTGTCGCAGAACTTCCCCAATCCGTTCAACCCGGCCACCACTATTCGTTTTTCGCTGCCGCGCGCGGCTGACGTTGATCTCCTTGTCTACAACGTCCTGGGCCGGAGAGTACGAACGCTCAGGCACCGGCGCTTCCCGGCCGGGGTTCACACGGTCACGTGGGATGGTACCGACGACGGGGGCAGCCCGGTCGCGAGCGGCACCTACATTTCACGGCTGACAGCCGGTGAATTTTCAGCGACGCACAAAATGCTGCTGCTGAAGTAA
- a CDS encoding T9SS type A sorting domain-containing protein: MKRTAVIVIVALALAAPAQALISSEPDQTLLWNDFSGVTVIDTFLVATADAGVVVCRYDSSSAMFEPINHLFLSARPMTRRLFGDILVIRSTVDILYFLDLSDLPEITLLGRADLEVEFYDYALDGDDLYICAGFKGLFRYRLRDYNSAEFVDSSMIGAHYVRVQIDGNRMYALDDYNGVLTYNIAGDGFGVFEHFLYLPRQAKELIGAGPELAILLATSSDILMAQWSDSALVVSDTVRPKYNPSTAFFLDSLVLSIGWRNSYFDRINRNTGARYSYSLAAGLSDELQGDTMTLSGDRHVVLPSADGGLRVLNIEIQPGTINAAPAYARPGPVQALFLHDGRLYTGGAGNPLDVYSLGSDLTPTAEFTVFPGLTDVRAASHQGDSVFILYPEAEAIFLMAITPDDLVLDTLLPAHPELTWNVKYNRQQVGEFRSVFGIGSSHLDVYVFSDTVDITKLDILTALAPILDVEIFDSLLVFSTAKFELWVYRIYDDFSLEFRSTLHIGTRITDLVPLPPDTAGGLPSRLVGFDYNQMWLFDLADPAHPSIDDVILLPVGAAASVVEDELLYTISAAGIGIFDITDTVPVLLDYGGLGGSLIAAEDGIVAVSDGEGVHLFDLREYSTAGTAVAVRSADVFQLRNYPNPFNSSTAVAYNLAKAGHVRLTVYNLLGQHVATIVDEFQTAGPHRVVWTALKSDGRGVATGIYFYRLTVGDQTESRKMLLVR, encoded by the coding sequence ATGAAACGGACGGCAGTCATTGTCATTGTCGCGCTTGCCCTGGCCGCGCCGGCGCAGGCGCTTATCAGCAGCGAGCCTGACCAGACGCTGCTCTGGAACGACTTCAGCGGCGTCACCGTCATTGACACGTTTCTGGTGGCAACGGCCGACGCCGGCGTGGTAGTGTGCCGTTACGATTCCTCCAGCGCCATGTTTGAGCCGATTAATCATCTCTTCCTCTCCGCCCGGCCGATGACGCGCAGGTTGTTCGGTGATATTCTGGTGATTCGTTCCACCGTTGACATTCTCTATTTTCTCGACCTGTCGGATCTGCCGGAGATCACGCTGCTCGGACGGGCCGATCTCGAGGTTGAATTCTACGATTACGCGCTCGACGGTGACGATCTGTACATATGCGCCGGATTCAAGGGGCTGTTCCGCTATCGCCTGCGGGATTACAACTCGGCGGAGTTCGTCGATTCCAGCATGATCGGCGCGCACTACGTAAGAGTCCAGATCGACGGTAACCGCATGTACGCGCTCGACGATTACAACGGTGTGCTGACATATAACATTGCGGGAGACGGATTCGGCGTCTTCGAACACTTCCTCTACCTGCCCCGCCAGGCGAAGGAGCTGATCGGTGCGGGTCCCGAACTAGCTATCCTGCTGGCTACCTCCAGCGATATCCTGATGGCCCAATGGTCCGACTCGGCGCTGGTGGTCTCAGACACCGTCAGACCCAAGTACAACCCGAGTACCGCGTTTTTCCTCGACTCGCTGGTGTTGTCCATCGGCTGGCGGAATTCGTATTTCGACCGGATCAACCGCAATACCGGCGCGCGATACAGCTATTCGCTGGCCGCTGGACTTTCCGACGAACTGCAAGGGGATACCATGACGCTCAGCGGGGATCGGCATGTCGTTTTGCCGTCAGCCGACGGCGGGCTGCGCGTTTTGAACATCGAAATTCAGCCCGGTACCATTAACGCCGCCCCTGCGTATGCCCGTCCCGGTCCGGTCCAGGCGCTGTTTCTCCATGACGGCCGGCTTTACACCGGCGGTGCGGGCAACCCGCTGGACGTGTACTCGCTCGGTTCGGACCTGACACCCACCGCCGAGTTCACCGTGTTCCCCGGCCTGACTGACGTGCGAGCGGCGTCGCACCAGGGGGATTCCGTATTCATCCTCTATCCCGAGGCCGAGGCGATTTTCCTCATGGCGATCACGCCGGACGACCTCGTCCTCGACACGCTGCTGCCGGCTCATCCCGAACTGACCTGGAACGTCAAGTACAACCGCCAGCAGGTAGGTGAATTCCGGTCCGTCTTCGGTATCGGAAGCAGCCACCTGGACGTGTATGTTTTCTCGGATACGGTTGACATCACCAAGCTGGACATCCTCACCGCCCTGGCCCCCATCCTTGACGTGGAAATCTTCGATTCCCTGCTCGTGTTCTCGACGGCCAAATTCGAGCTGTGGGTATATCGCATCTACGACGATTTCTCGCTGGAATTCCGCTCCACCCTTCACATCGGTACCCGGATTACGGACCTCGTCCCGCTGCCGCCGGATACGGCCGGGGGCCTCCCGAGTCGACTGGTCGGATTCGACTACAACCAGATGTGGCTCTTCGACCTCGCCGATCCGGCCCATCCGTCGATTGACGACGTGATCCTCCTGCCGGTCGGTGCGGCGGCATCGGTCGTTGAAGACGAGTTGCTGTACACAATCTCAGCGGCGGGGATCGGCATCTTCGACATTACAGACACGGTGCCGGTCCTGCTGGACTACGGCGGCCTGGGCGGCAGCCTGATCGCAGCCGAAGACGGCATTGTCGCCGTGTCGGACGGCGAGGGCGTACACTTGTTCGATCTGCGTGAATATTCCACGGCCGGGACGGCCGTGGCGGTCCGGAGCGCCGACGTGTTCCAGCTGCGTAACTATCCCAATCCGTTCAATTCGTCGACGGCCGTCGCATACAACCTGGCGAAGGCCGGTCACGTCCGGCTGACCGTGTACAATCTTCTGGGTCAGCACGTCGCTACCATCGTGGACGAGTTCCAGACCGCCGGACCCCACAGGGTCGTATGGACGGCGCTTAAGAGCGATGGCCGGGGGGTAGCCACGGGAATATACTTCTACCGGCTGACGGTTGGGGACCAGACCGAATCTCGAAAAATGCTGCTTGTCAGGTAA
- a CDS encoding S8/S53 family peptidase — MKYLGIFCLSVLVTALNPAARSQGEGLPAGGVVPGKFLVKLSPRAQASVLRLALAGEERLEQLSPVKVRSELAGSAEWDRWYTFYSGQSDISPDDIIGKLGAENVEHIEQDRVLTFFGFPTDPLFPLQWHLHNDGQAYLGIERRDGQFNDSLRAKQGTPGVDIGLTSLYETPPLPNASVVVAVVDGGADLTHPELQNRFWQNPDEIPGNGIDDDHNGFVDDTLGYDISGDSLDYFNYVGDNDPTDIVGHGTHIAGIVASAADGYGIVGVAPLAEIMPVKIRPNATSAVGAAGIAYAVNAGADVINLSWGSPYESFLLNDAITFARRNGVFVAIAAGNSASSDPQYPAAFDSAFAVAAGNSDGYMTSFSSWGPGVDLVAPGEDILSLRAAGTDMYTAAGEPGVHIIGEDSLYYLSDGTSMAAPMAAGAAALLLSYRPDLALNELETLLRLGADDMLDPWNRGDSLPGPDTVTGYGYLDIEASLALLDGGSVFIAWPVNRQRHVDEVSVKIATVAGYSGGWSLEYSLDPQAGPWLPLASGGTPPVDSVAYTFGSGDPSGHIYLRLIDDFGSEHVTSFTFVNGTRLEITYPQTSEEFDYSIPIVGSVYGPDLDSLTISYNHLGEPLIRLASLTGEYFDSLIFLWNSSGLDPGDYTVVIDGFFGPQVLSDAVTIVIRSAFASGWPQVLTGRGAYTAACADLDGSGTKEIVVGTAAGLNVFRFDGSHVDGFPVLPEYDCRCVPAIYDIDRDGRREIIFTYKDGIYAVNHDGTPVPGWPKFWEIDNIGSGFPQPVIAQLGIYEDSAIMCVVDDGTVIAYHFDGTPYFYSLGGWFASFSQQPAGSFFWGSNAVSSTDLTGNGQNEVVVSQSSSGVGVFDGRTGQPAFDRPTPDVIRTSGTYGTILADLNHDQLPEAISVGYDSVGMRHIYVKTRGVDDLPGWPVDLPDVAGYRGSYPMVADLDLDGGLEILCTFFEFDVSALYVFRADGSPYMASSEGPVGEVYRRSVTFGAPIVANLNGDEYPEIAIRSGYILPGTGHEQLHILDHTGTPLPGWPIYTPTRPQHVFSTMYTPLVDDIDGDGLVELILVGGANDVYVWNFDASSDSGHNVGRLFVNNSNSGIYGEFDGPPHVPTHVPDRRDQLPAAFVLRQNYPNPFNPSTTIEFSLAVKSVVTLQVFNVLGRLVSTLVDKELPAGEHVVTFDGSPYASGTYFYRLRAGDRKMARKMVLVK; from the coding sequence CAACCGATCCCCTTTTCCCGTTGCAGTGGCACCTGCACAACGATGGGCAGGCTTATCTCGGGATCGAACGCCGTGACGGGCAATTTAATGACAGCCTTCGAGCCAAGCAGGGGACTCCGGGGGTCGACATCGGTCTAACGTCTCTCTATGAGACGCCGCCCCTGCCGAACGCATCGGTGGTGGTAGCGGTCGTGGACGGCGGTGCAGACCTTACCCACCCGGAGCTGCAGAACCGGTTCTGGCAAAATCCGGATGAGATTCCCGGTAACGGGATCGACGACGACCACAACGGTTTTGTGGATGACACGCTGGGCTATGACATATCGGGCGACTCACTGGATTACTTCAACTACGTTGGGGACAATGATCCCACTGATATAGTCGGGCACGGCACGCACATCGCGGGAATCGTGGCCTCGGCCGCCGACGGCTACGGCATTGTCGGGGTGGCCCCGCTTGCGGAGATAATGCCGGTAAAGATCCGCCCCAACGCGACCAGCGCGGTGGGTGCGGCCGGTATCGCGTATGCGGTCAATGCCGGCGCGGACGTGATCAACCTGAGCTGGGGCTCACCGTATGAATCGTTTCTGCTCAACGATGCCATCACGTTTGCACGACGGAACGGCGTCTTCGTCGCCATTGCGGCAGGCAACAGCGCTTCCAGCGACCCCCAGTACCCGGCGGCCTTTGACTCGGCCTTTGCCGTAGCCGCCGGCAACTCTGACGGGTATATGACTTCCTTCTCCTCCTGGGGTCCGGGCGTTGACCTCGTGGCTCCGGGCGAGGACATCCTGTCACTGCGCGCCGCCGGTACGGACATGTACACGGCGGCGGGGGAACCCGGTGTGCACATCATCGGCGAGGACAGCCTTTACTACCTGTCCGACGGGACGTCGATGGCGGCGCCGATGGCGGCCGGAGCCGCGGCGCTGCTGCTGTCCTATCGCCCCGACCTGGCCCTTAACGAGCTTGAAACCTTACTCCGGCTGGGTGCTGATGACATGCTCGATCCGTGGAACCGGGGTGACAGCCTGCCCGGTCCGGACACGGTGACCGGCTACGGATACCTCGATATTGAGGCCTCGCTCGCCCTTCTGGACGGCGGCAGTGTTTTTATTGCCTGGCCCGTCAATCGCCAGAGGCACGTGGATGAGGTAAGTGTCAAAATCGCCACCGTGGCCGGCTATTCCGGCGGGTGGAGTCTGGAGTACTCGCTCGACCCGCAGGCCGGACCGTGGCTGCCGCTGGCGTCGGGCGGCACGCCGCCGGTTGACTCCGTCGCCTACACGTTCGGCTCCGGTGATCCCAGCGGCCACATATACTTGAGGCTGATCGATGATTTCGGCTCCGAGCACGTGACGAGTTTCACGTTTGTCAACGGGACCCGACTGGAGATCACGTATCCTCAGACCAGCGAAGAATTCGACTACAGCATCCCTATTGTCGGCAGCGTGTACGGGCCCGACCTGGATTCCCTGACCATATCGTACAACCATCTCGGCGAGCCACTGATCCGGCTTGCCTCCCTGACGGGTGAGTATTTCGATTCTCTCATTTTCCTCTGGAATTCATCAGGTCTCGACCCCGGCGACTACACGGTCGTCATTGACGGCTTCTTTGGTCCGCAGGTACTTTCCGATGCCGTCACGATCGTGATCCGCTCGGCCTTTGCCTCCGGCTGGCCCCAGGTTCTTACCGGGCGCGGTGCATATACCGCCGCCTGCGCCGACCTGGACGGGTCCGGGACAAAGGAGATAGTCGTCGGCACCGCGGCGGGGTTGAACGTATTCCGGTTTGACGGGTCGCACGTCGACGGTTTCCCCGTTCTGCCCGAGTACGACTGCCGTTGCGTCCCGGCCATTTACGATATTGACCGCGACGGAAGAAGGGAGATCATATTCACGTATAAGGACGGCATTTATGCCGTCAACCACGACGGGACTCCTGTCCCGGGCTGGCCCAAATTCTGGGAGATCGACAATATCGGGTCCGGTTTCCCGCAGCCGGTCATCGCGCAACTCGGTATTTACGAGGACTCGGCGATCATGTGCGTCGTCGACGACGGGACGGTTATCGCGTACCATTTCGACGGCACTCCGTATTTCTACTCTCTGGGCGGCTGGTTCGCATCATTCAGCCAGCAGCCGGCAGGTTCATTCTTCTGGGGCAGCAATGCCGTTTCGTCCACTGACCTCACCGGCAACGGCCAGAACGAGGTCGTGGTCAGTCAGTCGTCTTCAGGTGTGGGCGTCTTCGACGGACGCACGGGACAGCCGGCCTTTGACCGGCCGACCCCGGATGTGATCAGGACATCGGGCACCTATGGTACGATTCTGGCTGACCTGAACCACGATCAGTTGCCGGAGGCAATCTCGGTAGGGTACGATTCTGTCGGGATGCGTCACATCTATGTAAAAACCAGGGGGGTCGACGACCTTCCCGGCTGGCCGGTGGACCTGCCGGACGTGGCCGGATATCGCGGATCCTACCCGATGGTCGCCGATCTTGATCTCGACGGCGGCCTCGAGATCCTGTGTACTTTTTTCGAATTCGACGTATCGGCGCTGTATGTATTTCGCGCCGACGGCTCGCCCTACATGGCCTCCAGCGAGGGACCGGTGGGCGAAGTCTACCGAAGGTCGGTGACGTTTGGTGCGCCCATTGTCGCCAACCTTAACGGCGACGAGTACCCCGAGATAGCTATTCGATCCGGTTACATCCTGCCCGGGACCGGGCACGAGCAGCTCCATATTCTGGATCATACCGGCACGCCGCTGCCGGGCTGGCCCATTTACACACCCACACGGCCCCAGCACGTCTTTTCAACCATGTACACGCCCCTCGTGGATGACATCGACGGCGACGGGCTGGTGGAGCTGATTCTCGTGGGAGGGGCCAACGACGTGTACGTGTGGAATTTCGATGCCTCGTCAGATAGCGGCCACAACGTCGGCCGCCTTTTCGTCAATAACTCGAACTCCGGAATATACGGCGAGTTCGATGGCCCCCCCCACGTGCCCACTCATGTGCCCGACCGCAGGGATCAGCTTCCCGCGGCGTTTGTGCTGCGGCAGAACTACCCCAACCCGTTTAACCCGAGCACGACGATAGAATTCTCGCTTGCGGTCAAGTCGGTTGTTACGCTACAGGTGTTTAACGTTCTCGGCCGGCTTGTGTCAACACTGGTGGACAAGGAGCTTCCGGCCGGAGAACACGTGGTCACGTTTGACGGATCTCCCTATGCCTCGGGCACGTACTTTTATCGCCTGCGCGCGGGAGACCGGAAGATGGCACGCAAGATGGTCCTGGTGAAGTAA